A region from the Alnus glutinosa chromosome 5, dhAlnGlut1.1, whole genome shotgun sequence genome encodes:
- the LOC133868740 gene encoding GDSL esterase/lipase At5g45960, whose translation MGFSDKHSLPLLLFFFHLLLFFMSTADHNDLPKLGASNKKVSALLVFGDSTVDPGNNNNLSTVFKSNFLPYGRDFATGQMPTGRFTDGRLTTDFIASYVGVKEYVPAYLDSTLSIQEMMTGVSFASGGSGYDPLTPRLSNVIPISKQLQYFGEYKKRLESANGKQRTEDHINKAIFIISAGTNDFVVNYFSLPIRRRSFTVPAYHQFLLQHLQDFIQGLCDGGARKIAVVGLPPIGCLPVVVSLFSNTAAISKRGCIDQYSSVARDYNLMLQNELNLMQPSLANHGARVYYVDIYGPLIDMIQSPGKFGFDKVNVGCCGTGYVEASLFCNPTSYVCSDASKYVFWDSIHPTEKAYHNLFNGIRSTVDLIVNST comes from the exons ATGGGATTCTCCGATAAACATTCTctacctcttcttcttttctttttccacttGTTATTATTCTTCATGTCAACAGCTGATCATAATGATCTACCAAAGCTTGGGGCTTCGAACAAGAAGGTTTCAGCCCTGTTAGTGTTTGGTGACTCCACCGTCGACCCCGGAAACAATAACAATTTAAGCACTGTTTTCAAAAGCAATTTTCTTCCCTACGGGAGAGATTTTGCAACCGGCCAAATGCCCACCGGCAGGTTCACAGATGGACGGCTTACCACTGACTTCATTG CTTCCTATGTAGGTGTAAAGGAGTATGTGCCAGCATATTTGGACTCAACTCTTAGCATTCAAGAGATGATGACAGGAGTCAGTTTTGCCTCAGGCGGCTCTGGATATGATCCACTTACACCAAGGCTTAGT AATGTAATTCCGATATCAAAGCAACTGCAGTATTTCGGAGAGTATAAGAAAAGACTAGAGTCGGCCAATGGGAAGCAAAGAACCGAAGATCATATTAACAAGGCAATATTCATCATTAGCGCTGGTACAAACGACTTCGTAGTCAACTACTTTAGTTTACCAATTAGACGACGGAGCTTTACTGTCCCAGCTTACCATCAATTCTTGCTTCAACACCTTCAAGACTTCATACAG GGTTTGTGTGACGGAGGAGCTCGAAAGATAGCGGTGGTCGGGCTACCTCCAATAGGCTGCTTGCCAGTTGTTGTCAGCCTTTTCTCCAACACTGCTGCCATTTCCAAACGTGGTTGTATCGATCAGTATTCCTCCGTTGCAAGAGATTACAATCTAATGCTTCAAAACGAATTGAATTTGATGCAACCAAGTTTAGCAAATCATGGTGCTAGAGTCTATTACGTTGACATATATGGACCACTGATCGACATGATTCAAAGCCCAggaaaatttg GTTTTGATAAGGTTAATGTCGGATGTTGTGGGACCGGATATGTTGAAGCATCACTCTTTTGTAATCCGACGTCGTATGTGTGCAGTGATGCATCCAAGTACGTATTTTGGGACTCGATACATCCTACGGAAAAGGCTTATCACAACCTCTTCAATGGCATTCGTTCTACAGTAGACCTCATCGTCAATAGTACTTAA